The genomic DNA taatctatgctcGATTTTCGTTTTGGACTTGATTTGATCCTTCAATTGGAGGTGTTTGatatgaactagggttttggggAGCTTGAGGTCGCCCCCTGTCTTCTGATCGATCTCAGCAACACAAACAAGTGTGTTGtgagttttaatttttgttttattattattagttttcaATTAAACACCTTTAGTCCCTCAATTTTcgtttttcttttgttttaacaTTTTAACTACTCATAAGTTGTCATCTAACTAGGTTAATGccattcctagttagtttatttttactaattttaTTTGCAACTAAATACAAATTTAAAAATGTGTATTTTCAGGATGTTACAAGTCCatcccccttaaaagggttttgTCCCCGAAACCAGAGTACGTACCGAATAGTGTAGGgtagagacgtcgcatctcctcttcggactcccatgtAGTGGGTCCGAACCCTTCCTATGCTCCCACTTGATCTTGACTTGATCGATTTATTTGTTTCGCAAGTGCTTGACCTTTCGATCTAAAATCTCCAATGGCCTCACCTCATAATTCAGGATTTCATCCACCTCGATATCGTCGTAATGGATATAAGTTGTTTCCTCCGCTAGACATTTCCGCAATTGCGACACATGAAACGTGCCATGTATCCCACTCAACTCTTCCGGTAGCTCGAGGCGATAAGCCACCTTGCCAACCCGTTCGATGATTTTAAATGGCCCGATAAACCTCGGGGTTAGTTTCCCCATTTTTTctgaatctgatcacacccttccatggggaaacctttaacataaccaTGTCGCCTACCTGAAATTCGATCGGTCTTCGTCTTTTGTCGGCATAAGACTTTTGCCTATCTTGGGCTGCTTTCAAATGGGCTCGCACCACTTCAATTTTCTCATTAGTGGCCTGAACTATGTCTTTATGTGCCAATTCACGcggacccacttcaccccaacacaccggggttcTGCATTTTCTACCGTATAGCATCTCGTAAGGTGCCATGCCGATACTCAAATGGTAACTATTGTTAAACGAAAATTCGGCAAAAGGTAGATAAACATCCCAACTTCCATCGAAGTCGATGATACATCGCAACATATCCTCTAGcgtctgtattgttctttcactctacccatccgtctgaggatggtaggcggtgctaatgaagagttttgttcccatttgttcttgaaaatcttgccaaaaatttgaagtaaaccgggtatctctatCCGACACGATGGATACTGGTACTCCGTGACATGCCACTATTTCATTTGTATATACCTCAAACATCTTTTCTGAAGTATATATTTCGCGTATAAGAATAAAATGTGCACTCTTCGTCAATctatccacaatcacccatatagcgTCAAATCCCCGAATCGTTTTaggtagtttggtcaataggtccatagtgatatgttcccatttccaaaccgggatctcCAACGGTTGCAGTTTCCCAtaaggtttctggtgttccgccttgacttgtaagcaagtcaagcacttcttcacatatttcaccacatccctcttcattccgggccaccaataatttccTTTCAGATCGTTGTACATTTTGGTCTCacccggatgaatagaatatcgggatttatgggcttcatTAAGTTGAAGCGTCTTCACCCCACAAgtatttggaacccatattcttccggatcgagtcttcaacccgttCTTTCCATCCAACAAATCTTTTAACTGGCCGATTATTCTTTCCTTCTTCCAGTTCTCCTCTTTCACTGCTTCTACTTGCGCTTCCCggatacgttcaagtatacccgaggtcaccACAAGCTGCATCGACCTTACTCGTATTGGGACATAGTCCGCTTTTCTGCTCAGAGCATCTGccaccacatttgcctttccggggtggtagtgtgtttcacagtcgaaatccttcaccgtttctAACCATAGGAGTTTATGAGACACTCCAACTAGAATTTTGCCAATCAGACTAACGTAGaattttatataaattaaatGGTAAACTGTCATCAAGAAATGCTAGTTTTGACCTTTATGTGGAATGGAATTTTTCCCAAATTTTCTATAAGTGTTCAGGACCCAAGAATATTACAAAAACCCTTATGGACTGTTTGACATGTCTCATAAAATATTTGTAATTTTCTTACCTATTTagtattatttaaaaaaaatccacaAACCGgcttaaaaacataatctaagcTGAAATTGCTGAAACTTTGTATTAGCATTTGAGAGTGTATCTAATTGATTTTTCAAAGTGTTCTGGGAATGTTTAACCTAAATGAATCTTATTGAACATGTATATGTGATTACGTGAAATGTGTACACATGAAACTTGTTGTGACCTTGTTGTAAACTATTCTGCATGATAATATACGTGTTAAACATGAAAACTAATTTAAGTGTGTACACGCATGTATTATAAATACCTACATGAAACCACATTGTGATATCTTAATAACTTAACTAACAACAACATGGTAAACATATGAGGATGTGTTTGACCCATAACTTCCTCTAGCTACTTAActcttaccgagcaaatctaaggtaaGTTTTCACTACTTTTCTAAAAACATGCATCCTTGGTTTGGGACTACATAATCCCTAGTTTGGGTCTACATATATATTCCTGGAAGGAATACCACTACTTGAATACCTTAGTTTAATTCATGTCTATAGTGGACTAAACGACCTCTATCTAGAAAGTCCCTACCTTTATACCTATCAGTCGTCGGGTGGcaaacggggtattagttgatagcgctattagatttgacaaacctcacaccatgctGGGAGCCGAGCGTGAACTTTTGACTCTAACTTTGCATCAATGCCGATAGACATTGATGTGGGGCACAAAAACTTACACTGTCAGCATTCGGTACAACCAGTTTAGTTGCTTAAACGTGGGTTAGCTACCCATGACAATCTTTCGTATTTAAGTTTATTTTTCGTTGAActaaaactttgaactcaccaacTTTAAGTTGATACACTTAAGCATGCTTTTGCAGGACGCTAGGTACGACATGTTGAGGACATGCATCTTGAAGTGTCATTTTGAATTGAAATGTTTTCTTTCTATATGCAAATGATTATGGGCTTTTGCCATGTCTGGATTTTTATACCTTTCTTCTTCACAGGGACGTCTTGCTCGTTTCCTCTACGTTATACCTCCTCCCGTAACCCATTTGTTGGCAAGTGAACTAATTCGCCAGAGCATTATATCGTAAGGGTACGGTGCTCGATTGACGGCCAAAAGCCTACTAGAGCTTTGTAAGGGACAAAGAAAACTAAATGTGGTATTTAAGAGGCGTTTTGAAAGGTTGAGTAATAGATCGGAAAGTTTGAATACCCGCTAGTATCTATGGTCTGTGAAACTGATTTGAAATTGGATTGAACCCCTAACAAGGTTGGGAAGAGGATTGGCTATGGAGGTGTGGAGGCCGATGAGATCAAACTGTCGGGGATATCTATAGAAGAATCATCAGAATTGGTACCCCTTGTGTTGAAACTAGAGTAAAACTAGGAGGAAGAAGATTTATGTTCTTGATTTATTGTGTTTTTTACTTAAAAAGGATAATATTCAATGATATATTTTTTCCTTTTTACTTGTTTTTAATTGGGAGGGTAAAAAGGTAAATTGTAAAATCAAAATAAGCATTAAACATATTATAACAAATAGTGGTAATTTGCTAATTACACAAGTTTAGAACAACTAATCAAACGTAAGTGATCTTAAAGATACCAAAGAAAGATAGGGTGACTTTAGTTTAGTGAGACAAAAGAAACTTGGCTACGATATTGTAAAAAGTTAGCTAATGGTCTAATACTCCTCCGCAAAATTAGATCAACAAATCAAACTTAAGTGACCCATTACAATACTATTCCATGTATGTACCTGAAGGTGTGAAGAAAGTGGGTGTGATGGTTGTTATGTTGGATCTGGACAGGGGCTTTTGGATCTGGTTTGTGATTAAAACAGAAAATACATTATCAAAAGAAAATACATGATAACAAAAGCCATATAAGAAAGGTTGTAAATGAGAGAGTTTGGGTGGAGCAACAACTGTGGCGGTCTGTCGCACCGTAAGTGATGTTTTCTGGTGGGTTGTGTCCTAAGCTCTGACACcaacttaaataaaaaaaaatatattgtatTGGATTAGATTGTTGTGATGTTAACGTTAAATGAGATATGTTTATATAAACAACCATATTACAATACTAGTGTATGTACTGTCACTAATATAGCTGATTACCTAATATCGTATGGGCCGACTGGACCAGGATTTTGAAACGACGACCCAAATGCATATCTTTCTAGGCTTTATATGCGATTCAACATAACTATAATGAGAATTGGCAACCACGACAAGCTCACTCGATCTTTAACAAAGACTTACACTCGACATCTAAAATGGGTATACGTGGGTGTTGAACACGATCTGAGACTAAAATCCTGAAGCAAAGCAGTGATAAAGACTAAAACCCTGAAGCAGCTATAGCCAAGGGCGGACCCAAGGGATGTCTTGGGTGGGCGGGCGCCCCTCTtaaatttttttgtgtgtgtaTTATATAGGCAAAAATCCTGATCGCACTCCTTAAAACTTTGGTTGAACCCTTCATTCGCACCACCAGAAAATAATTCATAGGTCCGTGATCCGCCACTATCTGTATCAGAAGTGGATATGAAAATGATATGAAAATGTGTTGTGTTGGTTTGCTTTAGAAAGCTCATGATATTTTAATAGAACGTCATCAACAATAACAACGTTGGCGCACATGAACTTTTTGTTTCTTAGTTAAAGATAAGAGAAAAATGcccagatagtccctgtggtttcaccttATTTCAGCTATAGTCCCTATCTTTCTAAAACGACTTGAATAGTCCCTATGGTTTTCCgttttgttctcggatagtccctgggtctaacttcagttacttttctcagttaagtgggtgttgaaatgaccaaaataccctttccttaaaaggccaaaccatagggactatccgggcatcttcttcatttttatttataaaaccccaccaccacaccctcctccaccctccaccgtGCCGCCACCGGTCTCCGCCGCGCAGAACCACCGTCTTCTTCAACCAATTCATCTTATTCCAAACAAAACACTCCCCAAATCACTAACCCACAACCCAGCTCTAACACTTTCCAAAATGCACAGGTTACCAAACCAGATTGATCATCGAAACtaaaatacatggatttacatgACTACATAGGCTAGGAAAGTCAAACATATGTGCAGAAGCAATCAAGATTCATAAAATCCACTGCCTTTAAACTCCCAACCAAACTACTGAACTAATTCAATGTATGTTATGAACAGCAATGGCAACACAGGTCCCGAACTAACCACAACAGCAGATACGGGTCAAGTACAACAGTGATCAAATTCAACCAATGAGCCACTCGATTGTTTGACCGTCGGACTTGTGACCGAGCGCACGAGTGAGCTTTATGCTTCCATTTTCTTTGAGAGAACGTCACCACCGCCGCGACCCGCCGCCACTCACCAACCTCCGccatctctctccctctcctcggtctctctctctctctcttcctctctgtCTCTCTGGTTCCGCAGCCATCGCTCACCACACAAGCTCCATAACCATCAAAACTTCAAAGCCCTAAATCACATAGAAAAACAGCCGACATCTCACTTTGTCTCTTCTCTTCACACTTCCTGCGATTACACTTTCAAGGAACCCTAAACTTCATCTTTCTTAACTAATGAAACCCCAAATTTAATTTCTGAAATCAAACATTCAGTCTATAATCATCGCTAACAACTGTAACCCCTGCAACAATCACCACACACCACCGAGCACTGTTCTGATTGGAGCTTCTCCGGCGACAAATCAACAACCACCGCCGGTTCATAATTGAACTCTGAGGTGTTTTCTATTTAAGCTGAATCGAAGGTTATTCGTGACTGAGTTCAGCAAACAACTTTCTTTACTTCGATGAACAGTAACAGCAGCCGACATCACCTGTTATTATCCATCTTCTACCCTGTTCGACGAAACATGAAGCCGACGAAACAGGATATTCAGGATTTTCGTCAATCAGCATGTAATGTGAGACCCGTCACCGGAGTCCAGTCGGACTCCCTTGTGCTCGTCGATAGGGAAAAGAAGAGGCAGGGGGTGTTTGGTAGTGGATTTAAAGAGAAGCAGGGTGTGGGTATTAGGGTTTCTTAATGTTAAAGATGAAGGGTGGATGGGTTTTATAAAGAGAAggtgcccggatagtccctatggtttggccttttaaggaaagggtattttggtcatttcaacacccacttaactgagaaaagtaactgaagttagacccagggactatccgagaacaaaacggaaaaccacagggactattcaAGTCGTTTTAGAAAGATAGGGACTATAGCTGAAATaaggtgaaaccacagggactatccgagcatttttctctaaaGATAAAGAAAAACTCGACCGTTTATGGTCTTTTTATATTTTGCACCTACTTTTTCTAACAAATCTTAAAAACAAAACTAACTAATCACAATctataattgtttatttatttaacccggTCAACTGATTAACAGATCGTTTTGATCCGTCCGTTTACCGGTTGGGTTTtcaaaatagttttttttaacggcaagaaACGACATGCCAACCACCATGACACCGGGcgttgtggccaaggtcgactactcgaccgccgccagccccttgattctcccagatgcgcggaaacccgacctctaCCCGTccaaaggcatgacagtgaaataatcggtaaaacctcatctcccatccaagacgaaccggtgTCACCCGTATTCGCCCCTTCACCAGGATGCCACAGAAAATAATGGAGAGAGCGGGAGTCGAACATAGGTTACAAATAATATCAAGTctttccccaaccactccaccCCGGGTTTTCAAAATAGTTGACAACAATACCATGGCTTCATTTAGTGATCGGATGACGACCCCAATTAAACTTTGACTTGTTAGCAAGCCGTATAAGACCACAACTCAAGCCGTTGACTCCCGGTCCGCCGCCATACCTAACACACCCACTCTTCTCGACGAGAAAACGATAGTATTCATTACCAGTGGCACAAACGTAAATAAACCCATCTCCAACTTCCTTTATTCGAATAAAACCAACCGCCGCCTGTCAACTATTTCAGAAATGTCGGCTTCCCATTTTCAAACCACCAAAAACACGTTCCACCATTAACTCCCCCCGGCAActaaaaccaccaccaccaccaccaccaccgccgccgccgccgcttCCTCACCGGAAAATGACATCACTACCTTTTATTTTCACAACTCTGATCAACCTTTTATTAGTGAATTCCCAACAGTTTTCAATATCTGAACAAACCACATTACTTAACCTCAAGCAAAAATGGGGAAACCCACCATCTCTAACAAACTGGAACAACACCTCTTCTTCATCTCCATGCAACTGGGCCGAAATTACGTGCAACAGTAACGGCTCTGTTACTCGTCTTAATCTTCAAACCAAAGGGTTAACCGGAGCCATACCGCGGTTCATATGTGAGCTCCAGAATCTTCAAAGTATAATTCTAGCTGATAACTACCTCACAGGAGAGTTCCCTAGAGTTTTATATAATTGTTCCAAGCTCACCCAACTTGACATATCGCAAAACGCTTTTGTTGGAAAGTTGCCCGATGATATAGATAGGTTGTCGCAGCTGGAGTAtgttgactttggaggtaataaCTTCACGGGTGACATACCTCCAGCGATCGGAACATTGTCTTCTTTGATGTATTTGCAATTGTATCTGAATTTGTTTGATGGGTTTATTCCTTCAGAGATTGGAAACTTATCCAGTCTGGAGGTTTTAGGATTGGCGTATAATGGTTTTGCGAATCCGGAAATACCGCCAGAGTTTGGGAAGCTGAGGAGGTTGAGAAAGTTGTGGATGCCTCAAACTAATCTGGTTGGGAAAATACCTGATAGTTTTGCAAATTTGTCGGATCTCGAGTTGTTGGATTTGAGTTCGAATAAGTTGGAAGGTGAAATTCCTTCTGGATTGTTTCTGTTGAAGAATCTGAGTCAGTTGTACTTGTATAAAAACAGTTTATCCGGAAAAATTCCGTCGGTTATCGAGTCTGTTAAGTTGGTTGAAATAGATGTTTCGATGAACCAGTTAACTGGCATAATTCCCGAAGAGTTTGGGAAATTGCAGCAGCTAGAGGTGATGAATTTGTTTTCAAATCAGTTATCTGGTAACATTCCAACTAGTATTTCTAGTATTCCGAAGCTGAGGATTTTTCGAGTGTTTAGAAACAATCTAAGCGGCGAATTACCTTCAGAAATGGGTCTGCACTCGAAGCTGGAAGCGTTTGAGGTATCCGAGAACAGACTCACTGGAAAACTGCCTGAGAGTTTGTGTGGTGGGGGTACTTTGTTTGTTGTGGTGGCTTTCTCCAATAATCTAACCGGAGAGATACCGAGATCACTCCAGAGTTGTAATAAGCTTCACACAATCCAACTCTATGACAATAGTTTCACAGGTGAATTCCCTTCAGGAATTTGGTCATTGTATAATCTGGCTAGTTTGCGAATCAGCGGAAACCTTCTTTCAGGCAAGCTTCCGAAGAGGTTAGCATGGAATTTGTCTAGATTGGAGATCAGTGACAACAAGTTTTCGGGCCGAATTCCAGAAGGGATTTCGTCATGGAAGAAACTAAATGTGTTCAAGGCTAGTAACAACTTGTTGTCAGGTGAAATCCCGATCGGATTAACTAATCTTTCGCAGTTATCTGTTCTTTATCTTGATGGTAATTCGCTTTCTGGTGAACTTCCATCAACAATCCGGTCATGGAGTTCATTAACCACGTTAAATCTAGCCCGAAACAAGCTCTCCGGCCAGATTCCACCAGGAATCACTGATTTACCACATCTTCTTGATCTTGATTTATCAGAAAACCAATTTTCGGGTAAAATCCCACCACAATTGAGTAGTTTAAGGCTTACCACTTTGAATCTGTCTTCCAACAACCTCACTGGAAGAATACCCTATGCACTCGATAATCTAGCATACGAAAACAGTTTCTTGAACAATCCGAATCTTTGTGCTTCATCCCCAATCCGAAACATGCATAACTGCTATGCAGGTTCTACCAAATCCTCACACTCCAATAAGTTTTTGCACAAAATCATCGCTATGATTGTCGTTTTATCAGCATTCGTCATACTCGTCGCCATTCTATGCATACTGTTCATCTTTAGAGGCTACCTTAAGAAGAAACAGAAACTGGATTTAACCACATGGAAGTTGACTTCATTTCATACTTTAAAGTTCACAGAAGCAAAtattttgtgttgtttgaccGATAACAATTTGATTGGAAGTGGCGGGTCAGGTAAAGTGTACCAGATTGAGATCGGGCGGCATGGGGAGTATGTTGCTGTGAAAAGAATCTGGAACACTCGAAAAATAGACCAAACGCTCGAAAAAGAGTTCTTATCCGAGGTTCAAATATTGGGTTCGATTCGTCACTCTAACATAGTTAAGCTGTTATGTTGTTTTTCAAGTGAGGATTCTAAGCTTCTTGTTTACGAGTATATGGAGAATCAGAGTCTTGATAAGTGGTTACATGGGAAGAAGATGAAAACAAACCGCGGGTTGGTTCATCACAGGGTCTTGGATTGGCCCAAGCGGCTTCAGATTGCAATCGGGGCCGCTCAGGGGCTTTGTTATATGCACCATGATTGTTCACCACCGATCATTCATAGAGATGTGAAGTCAAGCAATATATTGTTGGATTCTGAGTTTAAAGCGCGGATTGCAGATTTTGGACTGGCGAAGATTTTGACCAAGCCGAAGCCTGGTCAGGCCAATACTATGGCTGCTATAGCTGGATCATTTGGTTATATTCCTCCTGGTAAGAACTCTTTGACTACAAAGGTCAAATTTTGTAAATAAGAATTTAATGGATATGGTTActtttttagagttaaatgccattttagtctctgtggtttgggccattttgccagtttagtccaaaggtttcatttttcgtctgtgtgtccaaaaaggtttcagtgttgccattttaatccactaggttaacttcatccattttttttgttaacgagaagacaattcggtcattttatatgtaattctattaactagaagggcaattcggccatgtaaaatgaccgaattgcccttctagttaacagaaaaaatgaatgaagttaacctagtggactaaaatgtcaacggtgaaacctttttggacccacaggcatAGTTTAGTTTTTAAACTTTACTTGTGTAACTGATAAAACTTAGATAACTTGAAGTGAAATATTAGTTTGTTTTAATGCACAGGTCAAACAACAGTTCTTTTTTAGGGAGTAACAGATTTCTATACTCGTTGACTTTTTAGGTCAAACTGAAGTAGTTTTCACTTTTCAAATTTCACACTGATTCagttttgtcaaataaatgaacaTATTTTATACGTAGTACTTTCATTTGTAGTCTAGTCTAGCTTCATAATTAATTAATAACCTTAAACATTAAGATAAATTTTAAGCTTAAGATTGGGTTAGTTTTGACCCTAAAAGTGGCACTGTTGAATTGATCATTTGGTTCACGTTTGAGGTCAAACCCAATAAACTTGAAGTCCGAAATTTATTCGGATGCAACAATATGGATATAATGCTAATATATTTGACCTTCAAAGACAAACCATGGTCTGTCTAAAACATTAAGATAAGTTTGAAGTTGTATATGAGTCTGTTTGAACTTAAAAGTCAGAATGTAGCCTTTTCTTTActtttttttgagtaaattgctattttagtccctgaggtttgactaaaattgccactttagtccaaatagtttttttcttgccatttttgttcaaatagttttgttttctgccattttagtccttgagttttgtcattttttgccattttcatcgaccaccaccaccacctcccaccccATCACAACCTTCTATCATCGCCACCAAAGTTAACTAATTTTTTTGAAGGGAGTTAGTGGGtttgatgaaaatgacaaaaaatgacaaaagtcagggactaaaatggtagaaaacaaaactatttagattaaaatggcaagaaaaaaactatttgaacaaAAGTGTCAATTTTGGTCAAACCtaagggactaaaatggcaatttactcctTTTTTTTATCAAACTGAAGTAATTAGCAAGTCCCAAATAAATTTGGACAAATAATTTTCTAACCATATTATTTACCTTCACATGTTAATTTTAAAGATGAATATAAGTTCATATGACTTATGATACTCTCTTAACATAGTTTACTAAATGATTGCAGAGTATGCATACTCCACAACAATAACCGAGAGGGTAGATGTATACAGTTTTGGTGTGGTGCTACTAGAACTAGTAACCGGAAAAGAACCACACGCAGGAGATAGTGAAACGAATCTTGCAGAATGGACTTGGAAACATTTTAGTGAAGGGAAATCCATGGTTGAAGCTTTGGACCCGGAGATCAAACAAGCCAATTGCTACATGGAAGAAATTAGCCTAGTGTTCAAACTTGGGCTCATATGCACTAGTACCGTGCCTTCAAGTCGACCTTCAATGAAAGAAGTACTTGAGATTCTTAGAAGATGTGATTCTCCGTCTAGT from Helianthus annuus cultivar XRQ/B chromosome 7, HanXRQr2.0-SUNRISE, whole genome shotgun sequence includes the following:
- the LOC110869204 gene encoding receptor-like protein kinase HSL1 produces the protein MTSLPFIFTTLINLLLVNSQQFSISEQTTLLNLKQKWGNPPSLTNWNNTSSSSPCNWAEITCNSNGSVTRLNLQTKGLTGAIPRFICELQNLQSIILADNYLTGEFPRVLYNCSKLTQLDISQNAFVGKLPDDIDRLSQLEYVDFGGNNFTGDIPPAIGTLSSLMYLQLYLNLFDGFIPSEIGNLSSLEVLGLAYNGFANPEIPPEFGKLRRLRKLWMPQTNLVGKIPDSFANLSDLELLDLSSNKLEGEIPSGLFLLKNLSQLYLYKNSLSGKIPSVIESVKLVEIDVSMNQLTGIIPEEFGKLQQLEVMNLFSNQLSGNIPTSISSIPKLRIFRVFRNNLSGELPSEMGLHSKLEAFEVSENRLTGKLPESLCGGGTLFVVVAFSNNLTGEIPRSLQSCNKLHTIQLYDNSFTGEFPSGIWSLYNLASLRISGNLLSGKLPKRLAWNLSRLEISDNKFSGRIPEGISSWKKLNVFKASNNLLSGEIPIGLTNLSQLSVLYLDGNSLSGELPSTIRSWSSLTTLNLARNKLSGQIPPGITDLPHLLDLDLSENQFSGKIPPQLSSLRLTTLNLSSNNLTGRIPYALDNLAYENSFLNNPNLCASSPIRNMHNCYAGSTKSSHSNKFLHKIIAMIVVLSAFVILVAILCILFIFRGYLKKKQKLDLTTWKLTSFHTLKFTEANILCCLTDNNLIGSGGSGKVYQIEIGRHGEYVAVKRIWNTRKIDQTLEKEFLSEVQILGSIRHSNIVKLLCCFSSEDSKLLVYEYMENQSLDKWLHGKKMKTNRGLVHHRVLDWPKRLQIAIGAAQGLCYMHHDCSPPIIHRDVKSSNILLDSEFKARIADFGLAKILTKPKPGQANTMAAIAGSFGYIPPEYAYSTTITERVDVYSFGVVLLELVTGKEPHAGDSETNLAEWTWKHFSEGKSMVEALDPEIKQANCYMEEISLVFKLGLICTSTVPSSRPSMKEVLEILRRCDSPSSEERKVGEEIDVAPLLRRESYLSNYRRNGNKVAHQSIDILDGRL